In Cydia amplana chromosome 13, ilCydAmpl1.1, whole genome shotgun sequence, the genomic stretch caaatttgccgcctttttctactgtcaagatctgcttgaccaagtataacttcagtttttttttattaccctatatgagtgtcccactgctgggcaaaggagagccccttgatttccacgactTAAAAAAAGTTCATAAATAATTGTATATTCAACTTAAATTACAGAAATCCCTGGACTGGGGTCCATGGTTCTCCCACTATGCCTGGAAATCCGGCACCAAAGTCCTCAATGCTGTAGACTACGCTGGCGAGTCATTGGCAAACTTCTTCGGTATCACCACACCCAAGTACCAGATAGAGATTGAAGAACATGAGAGGGTAGTTGAAGAGCAGAGGAAGATGGAGGAGGATTCTGTTGGTTGGGTGCCGAGGAATGGCGGTGGGGATGTTCCGTTGGTGTTGACGGAACCTATAAAGGAAGTTGCGAAGCCTGCAGAAGTGTAGAACGGCATCAAATTCTACACACGACACACACACAACCACACACATAACTCAACAACaatcgcactgttagtgcttgagaaaggagacctaggctctccaaaacatgtcgcgcgagtgacttaaaactgAGTcctaaccgtaaaattattcaatgttagtatgtctcaaaacagtttaaattcgagcatcaaattcatttatttgtagGCTTTAGGTGTGACATTCAAgacataaaaattaataaaaaaagcttATGAAACACTCACCTACTTATGTACTAGATGTTAAGGATGGCACAGTCCAGTGATAAATTATATGTCTAGTTTTAGTAGTTTTCAAGGGTTTTCTTATCAGATTATATGTATCATATAATCATACATCAGGGTTTTTGGTGCGGGACTGTTTTACACTGtcaaaaaaataggtaaaaactgtaaacaccaatactattttaacatttctaagcacatttggagcTTGCTAaccatttttaattcatagtttggtaattattttacaaaaagccaagttataaatacacgaaatcattcccacACCAAAAACCCGATGTGTGCATATAATACAGATTTATGACAGTCAATATGGTTTATTTACTAGgtctaaggttttttttttcattatttaaatttgattaaTATCAATGTATGTTTATTAACCGTTTTATAATCGTGATTAAGATTTTACTAAATGTGCCTAGATATTAATCtcacaaataaaatttaattgaaactATGTGGCATTTTGAAGCAGAGgtgataaatgtttttatttttctttaaatattttattgtgttctttaagtttcataatttaagagctttaataatataatttactaGTCTAgtagtgttatttattatactttgaTAATCACTTTTGCTTATACTGTTTacgatattttaataataaatagtaccCGTAAACTATTAACGGCATCTTGTGCACAACGTCACACAAAATTAGGATTCtcacaaaaaatatatcgaaatatggatgtatttttttattgtttgtaataaaattgtaatataatttgtCTTTCATTTAGATTGATATCCCGATATACCTTAACAATGGCGGATTGGATAATTGactactttttttattatttcgcaTACAAATAAGTTATTCAACACAACACTGGGTCTGAGAGCCCCTGGCAACCACAGACTTGAAAGTCTGTAAGGTCATGGATGAACTTAACATCGTGATATTTGTGATTATTACGCTACTAGAGAGATCTGAAAAACTAATAAGAAACAGTTACACGAAATTTCTAAttataacgccatctagcgggcAATAGCTGTCGAGTCCGAAATCTATCTCATACTAGGTCGACAACTAAACGATACAATCAATTTTCGCTAGATGGTGCTAATATTCATTCGTAACGTTATTAATCTGCCGGCAAAAAATCTGGTGTTTTGTGTGTTGGgacttgtaggtaggtaggtactttatttagatttattttaatgtcgATTATGGTTTTCTTTTGGTTTTagtaaaatacctatctaacaAAAAAAGGattggtaaataaattaaaaacgttGCATGCGCTCATAGCATACCCACTCAGTTGCTTTTGGATTTCAGAAATGGTAGCGTAAATTGCTTCCCCGTTTTATGCAAATGTCCGCGCGATGcagtgttttattgaaaaattaattacttggcgtctaatgaaccatttgctatgatttttttacacagaatagttaataaaacaatgaatctgattccgttgcttaatgtatgggtaattataataaaaataattataaaaaatgcgtaaacttgacacactaaaaaagtcgaaaccttcaagcagacatgtatttttaaaaaaaaaactaaagcgataacacctattttttagcatcgtaaaaaaaagtagatcagttcttcttttatttagtaccaaataccatataagtgtttattaaaaatccttaaataaacatcatttcatttttcgacacgtcacgcaagaaatacgcaggacggatcgaaatgtttcgttgattcgtgatgtatttttgaatggttaaagagactcaagtacggaaatatagttctaataagaacaagtaactaataatctttaattagaATAGTCACATTTTGCAATTATCGCATTCATTAcgattttacaagtgtaaataacaagaaagtattacgtaccaccgtagtttcgggttcttttgccgataaaaacaacacaataccacattttcactataaatttttcacatcattaatcacagaatgttagaacaaaaccatattacacaaaagaaaactgctaaatacggaattacactaatttaaacgtaaataaacaaagccggTATAAAAACACGTGATCGAGCGCCGGTAGGACTGGCCGCCATGTTGAAATAATGGCCGCCGCTGGTGACTAGGGTCGGGGCACACACAGCGCGTTCGGCACAGGTAGGTTCAGCATTCGAAAAAGTATGCAGACATTATTTTCACTCACCGTCATATTCTTATCTacgttatttaaggtacttttccttcatgtgacatagtctggggacaccctgtatatgaccatgcactaataaaagatataccaataaccatgtgcaaataatgtcaggtttccccaaaacacaatcttagtagttgaaacattagtaggaacacataacaagaatgtaccacacgggcacgcaaagcgtctagtgtgcctcatgccttacgacgtccgagcgagacgttcgctaaattgcttttggtagctagagttaccagccgcccggcacatacttacaattgtttctttcgctaatcctgtataacatatcacaggtttaaatgattttatgattataaatgaaacttaatatttagactatttaaataacaatattttatttgaaaaatatgacttattcttcaaaatcttatcttatttcaatcgcaagtaaccgaaaaaaatcaccgtttaactactttgaagtgagatagtaattcataattctacattagaactgaaatatacattctatctgttagttagataaatacataatcgtttggtataacatttagatagtaaaagagtaattaaaaatacttacggcatttttaaaacactgaccacttttccgcaacttcacttttgcacaactttgaaaccgacagctgttttaaatatttttattttatcatgttggCCATATgttggcaattttttttttctgtattgcgATGTTACTTGTCTATGCTCGGAACATAGTTTAAACCGCTTCCAAGCCGCCAGTTacagataaaaaatcaaaaatcgtacaATGGTCGTCTGGTAGCTCTGGCTACCAGAAGCAATTTGTAGGTGTTCAAAGTTGGTAGCTCTAGTTACCAGAAGCAACTGAGTGGATACAATGAATACCACTTACCTAcgtgttttttttgtaaaggtacctatttaatattccGAATGTTCAGGttcaaaataatacataattttaatCGTGGTCAGACGTCAGCTCCAGATTGTTCGGTACTTTCGGGCCGTGAGGTCACAACTACACATGCATACAATTTAGCCTTTCGTTTGAATAAAGGCTTACGTTTATCTAAACTTGACACTACAAGTTCATCTCTCTCGGTTTATGCATAAGGTCGAGTTTTCTCTAATTCAACCTTATGTTATAAATTACACCCCCATTGAAGCTATAATAGACGTAAGCGACACCAGTGTTCTCATTGTAACTTAAGTCATATTCTGTTTtaaataaggttgattttacAACGGTAAAAAGCCATATGTTATTGTTTGTCAGTGTTTAGCATGTGATATGTCGAAATGTAAACGGTTCGAGCGGTGTCCGCAGATCAATATGCGTGTTGCGCGAGGGTGTTTAAGGCGTGCGATTGGCCGGCGTGTGTGGGGCGGGGCCCTTGTATGAGGCGGCGCGCGGTCTCAACTGACGCCTGATTTTGGCGCCAAATTGAGAGCGCGTTCCATTTGCGAATTTGACTTTTGAAGTGGTCGTTTTGAGCGGTcaagaaataattatttataaatattttattttcctttaATTACTTTAGGTAGGGTAATGTTTTTTgcttttaaatattaacatttaaaacaataaatatgtacctaatagatAGCAggactttataaataaaaataaagctgtTTTATTTAGGGCCACTACTatatggggctcaatacattccacgactcttctctttccgcacagactctactcgcATCTCGCAATAGTCGCAATaattatgataataataatgataatttgacaGTAactaattgggtactttcctctatttaaaataaattatttcacaccgtgcacgaagcaccagataattattggAAAAatatagacagcagttatttttaaatactatttctaataaattgattgaaacataaaaagtaggtgagttgaccgtgacgtcactacacgcgttttcatataaattccatattagaaaatcgttttgacagttctaaaaaagaagctgatttgactataagtaggaaagtagccaattactTTGACCTCCAGGTATAGGTTTGCCCGATACGGATATTTGTCGGAGAGGCCCTAGATCTTCACTCACCTAATGCACACGCTGCCCAATGGGTGAAGAATTtagatattgtattgtaattgaTAACTAGCGACTCTGTAAATGccatacgaataaataaataggtttgtcattaggtaggtaattagttcCAAAACTGAAACaaagcaccccactatccacatGGAATGACCTGTCTTACCCTTAGTGTTTTATAGGCTTGAGCCAATTTATATCCGTTGTTTTATATTGTAGAGAGGGCGTCAGGGGCACAAGCCCAAAAAGTCAATAAACAGCCGATAAATCACGGTCCAGTCTACGTAGTCTATGGACATTGCTCAGCGGGCCGGAAGCCGTGATTTATGCGTGTCTCTGCCCCCTTTTATTTAGGTATCTGCTAGGTACCTATCACCTTCCTTATACTGTGCTATATGTAGGTAGCAACACTAGAGCCTTCTTATGACACCTTTTTTGTACTCGCACCAAAGAAAAGTAAATTTAGTCAGGTACTACCTAATCTACCTACTAGATAATTTGACGTCAAggcatgaatgaatgaatgaatttgcACTGAGAAAGTGTGGAAATgacatcattaatgtcaaatttctatgaaaataagtcggcgcagagttagcttagacggactctactccacagcatttattttaattacaaaaaaaatgcctGAATCTTTTGCTTTTAAACTGGCGtcagtacctatgtaagtagTACTAGTAGATACCTACGGGTATATTATTATGCAGGCACCTACAGCTAGGTAccactgtaggtaggtactgaagCCAATTCCGATTAGGTAACTAACTAGGCTTTCCTGCaagaaaaaaacatgaaatacCTAATAACCATTTGCCTAATGACTTAAAATCCTTGGATTGTCAAGGGTTTAAACCAAATTATGTAAGTGGTGTTTACAAAAAATGTTCTACTCGgttaatgaaattaaatttgttattctattctattttattattactttttaggTACTGTATTAGTTTGACATCTAAatattatgaattattattaaaatcttGTGTTTGCCACTTTTCTATATGCATGACATTGatctgttatttttttaaatattattattaatcctTATTGTTTAATCCGACTatactataattatatttttatttggttttaatgaCATGCATATTGAGAGTCAGAGTATTGTACGCCAAATTCTGGCTGATTGTGATGTAACCAAATACTAAACCTACCACCATTTATAACCACTCACAttcaaacaataaataatttgtatttgtatttgtaatataagTTTCAGTGGGTGGCAGAGCTCGGATTGTGTGTGAGCCTCTAatattacttacatacttaaatTATGTCCAACGACACAAATTATTCCCTAATTCAATAATTCGTTAACTGCATAGGTCATTCCGG encodes the following:
- the LOC134653442 gene encoding protein FAM177A1-like; the encoded protein is MESKHEVPSDQTDVCINRRVKLLHFSDGVEEVMEQQNVSELDAAPKHEETVDPKSLDWGPWFSHYAWKSGTKVLNAVDYAGESLANFFGITTPKYQIEIEEHERVVEEQRKMEEDSVGWVPRNGGGDVPLVLTEPIKEVAKPAEV